In one Oncorhynchus nerka isolate Pitt River linkage group LG7, Oner_Uvic_2.0, whole genome shotgun sequence genomic region, the following are encoded:
- the LOC115132377 gene encoding transcriptional repressor scratch 2-like has product MPRSFLVKKIKLDDFSNHHHHLDDSFTPFTRSITDSVTSLGVRLSENGYIQDYITPSVYQGETKMELKMALPVSDPLYTQVSSRGEEYCDPDLEHPDSPQSGMTASGFYSGEAEALTEGYTMDAFFISDGRSRRKGDGDGRKGGRSGASNADATEEREAGATGTARHTCNECGKTYATSSNLSRHKQTHRSLDSKMARQCPTCDKVYVSMPALAMHILTHNLKHKCDVCNKAFSRPWLLQGHMRSHTGEKPFACAHCGKAFADRSNLRAHMQTHSAFKHYRCKRCNKTFALKSYLNKHYESACFKGSGDEDDDESCSEN; this is encoded by the exons ATGCCCCGTTCGTTTTTGGTGAAGAAAATCAAGCTTGATGATTTCTCTAATCACCATCACCACCTGGACGACTCGTTCACTCCTTTCACACGCTCCATCACTGACTCTGTGACCAGCTTGGGCGTTCGTCTCAGTGAGAATG GCTACATCCAGGATTACATCACACCATCTGTATATCAGGGGGAGACGAAGATGGAGCTCAAGATGGCGTTGCCCGTCTCTGACCCTCTGTACACCCAGGTGAGCAGCAGGGGTGAGGAGTACTGTGACCCTGACCTGGAGCACCCTGACAGCCCCCAGTCCGGCATGACGGCCAGCGGATTCTACAGTGGTGAGGCGGAGGCCCTGACCGAGGGCTACACCATGGATGCCTTCTTCATCTCCGACGGGCGCTCACGGCGGAAGGGAGACGGTGATGGCCGTAAGGGTGGTCGTTCTGGTGCTTCCAATGCTGATgccacagaggagagggaggcaggggccACCGGGACAGCCCGTCACACTTGCAACGAGTGCGGCAAGACGTATGCCACCTCGTCCAATCTCAGCAGGCACAAACAGACACACCGTAGCCTGGATAGCAAGATGGCGCGCCAGTGTCCCACCTGCGACAAAGTGTATGTGTCCATGCCAGCACTGGCCATGCACATCCTCACCCACAACCTAAAGCACAAGTGTGACGTGTGCAACAAGGCTTTCAGCCGGCCCTGGCTCCTGCAGGGCCACATGCGCTCGCACACCGGGGAGAAACCGTTCGCCTGCGCCCACTGCGGCAAAGCCTTTGCTGACCGCTCAAACCTCCGCGCCCACATGCAAACCCACTCTGCCTTCAAGCACTACCGATGCAAGCGCTGCAATAAGACCTTCGCCCTCAAGTCCTACCTGAACAAGCACTATGAATCAGCCTGCTTCAAGGGTTCCGGGGACGAAGATGATGACGAGTCCTGCTCTGAGAACTAG